The Lycium ferocissimum isolate CSIRO_LF1 chromosome 1, AGI_CSIRO_Lferr_CH_V1, whole genome shotgun sequence genome includes a region encoding these proteins:
- the LOC132068298 gene encoding probable indole-3-pyruvate monooxygenase YUCCA3, giving the protein MNQYCNSPCSPLMVHALEQEDLFAGRCILVNGPVIIGAGPSGLAVGAGLKQQGVPFVILDRANCIASLWQNRTYDRLKLHLPRQFCELPYFLFPEHFPEYPTKYQFVNYLESYAKNFEINPRFNESVHTAMYDETCGLWRVKTVCKNGSVTEYICRWLVVATGENAEKVVPEFEGLENFGGHVLHACDYKTGEAYEGKNVLVVGCGNSGMEVSLDLCHHNASPSMVVRSSVHILPREILGKSTFELGVSLMKWLSIDVVDKILLVAARLLLGNVEKYGLKRPSIGPLQLKNTEGKTPVLDIGALQKIRSGGIKIVPGIKKFSQGKVEFVNGEILEIDCVILATGYCSNVPSWLKESEFFSREGFPKSPFPNGWKGKAGLYAVGFTRRGLSGASLDAIKVSQDIGKIWKEEIKQKNQSVAVACLRRSKLPF; this is encoded by the exons atgaaTCAATATTGTAATAGTCCTTGTTCACCTCTAATGGTTCATGCACTTGAACAAGAAGACTTATTTGCTGGAAGATGCATACTAGTAAATGGTCCTGTCATTATTGGTGCTGGTCCTTCGGGGCTAGCAGTTGGCGCGGGCCTTAAACAACAAGGGGTTCCCTTTGTAATCTTGGACCGCGCCAACTGCATTGCGTCCTTATGGCAAAACAGGACATATGATCGTCTTAAACTTCACCTCCCGCGACAATTCTGTGAATTGCCTTACTTCCTATTTCCAGAACACTTCCCAGAGTATCCCACTAAGTACCAATTCGTTAACTACCTCGAATCTTATGCCAAGAACTTCGAGATCAACCCACGATTCAATGAGTCGGTCCACACTGCTATGTATGATGAAACTTGCGGTTTATGGAGGGTGAAGACAGTGTGTAAGAATGGTTCAGTCACTGAATATATATGCAGGTGGCTTGTGGTGGCCACAGGAGAGAATGCAGAAAAGGTGGTGCCTGAATTCGAAGGATTAGAAAATTTTGGTGGACATGTTTTGCATGCGTGTGACTATAAAACAGGGGAAGCTTATGAAGGGAAAAATGTGTTAGTTGTTGGCTGTGGCAATTCAGGCATGGAAGTTTCACTTGATCTTTGCCACCACAATGCAAGTCCATCCATGGTCGTTCGAAGCTCG GTTCATATTTTGCCAAGGGAAATTCTCGGAAAATCTACGTTTGAGTTAGGAGTATCATTGATGAAATGGCTATCAATTGATGTAGTTGACAAGATATTGCTAGTTGCAGCAAGGTTACTTCTTGGAAATGTAGAAAAGTATGGTTTAAAAAGGCCATCCATTGGACCTTTACAGCTCAAGAACACAGAAGGGAAGACCCCAGTCTTAGACATAGGTGCATTACAAAAGATTAGATCTGGAGGAATAAAGATAGTTCCAGGAATCAAGAAATTTTCTCAAGGAAAAGTAGAATTTGTGAATGGTGAAATTCTTGAGATTGATTGTGTCATCTTGGCAACAGGGTATTGCAGCAATGTCCCTTCCTGGTTAAAG GAAAGTGAATTCTTTTCAAGGGAGGGATTTCCAAAAAGCCCATTTCCAAATGGATGGAAAGGTAAAGCTGGTTTATATGCAGTTGGATTTACAAGAAGAGGACTCTCTGGTGCATCTTTGGATGCCATTAAAGTATCACAAGATATTGGCAAAATTTGGAAAGAAGAAATTAAGCAGAAAAATCAATCTGTTGCTGTTGCATGCCTAAGAAGAAGCAAGTTACctttctaa